The following nucleotide sequence is from Pochonia chlamydosporia 170 chromosome 4, whole genome shotgun sequence.
TCAGTCTAATGCTGTTCTTTAAGCTGCAGCGTCCTTGGCTTGTCAACTATCTTATTGATGTTCTCAATATTCATCATCTTACAAGTGAAAGTTTGTCACTTACATTGTATCAACTATCAGAATGTCCTTTATCGCCGACTTCCTCTATCAGCTTTTCAACCTACTGTCTAGTGTGCCGTTCTTATTCCCACGCCCAGAGTCGCACAACAGCCCATCTCCTATATCACGGCTTTTAGGGAACGCTCCCCGCCAGGGAACCAGAGAAGATAGCACGTCACCATCAGCAGAAACGGAAGCTAGTGGGTGATTATTGCAGTTTATCGGCCgttgacggtgatgatgccaattGGCGTTGGGAGGGCTCAACTGTAATGATTGCATGCGGCACGATTCGTTGTGAAAGGGTTACTTTTCGAGGCCATTCTGCAATAAGAGGTAAGACTTGGTCCGGTTGTACTTTCTCATTGGATATTATTGAGAGCTCATCGTGTGCGCCAGCTGACACAATATCGAAGCACTTGTTGGCTATCATGACTCTCAAGAAAGAGACCTACCCTAGACGAGCAGCGTCACCACGAGGCTCTCAGTTGCCATATTTTTGTCAAATTTCAATCCCGGCTCTTCACGCGGAAAACCTCTTCCCAGCAACTTTCTCTTATTAGTGTTAAATAGAAAACTCGTGCGTTGTCATTTGTATGACAAATCCTTTTGAAAGTTGTTGGCCGTGAAATTCAACGTCTGCATATCATATCTGCACGTTCTGCGAATATGCATATACCCCAGTCTACAATAGCATTCCAAGCCAGCATGAAGGACAAGAGTAAGCAACCAGGTTCCTGGTACCCTGATAGATCAAAAAGCCCTTCAACCCAATGCAACTCGCACGTCAGTCCGCCATGGCCATTCCCATTCCGGCGCCGTCGAGCAATTCCTGCCCAAACTCGTCAGTCAGGCTCACCGTACATTCAACATCTACCACGGTTCACAGCCCATAACCCTCGTTATCCGTGTAATTAAACGTATCAACCAGCCCTGTTATGATGCAGGTTGTCTCAATAGTTCCAGCCACCACGAACCAGCATAGACGAGTTTCTCACCGCCGGCAATTGCGCACGTCATCCTGTCTGAACCTTTCTTTCATCGCCACGTGTTTCTTTCTCAACCATGTCACTTTACAAGTGTGGAAATTACGAACATATTTTCCCCTGGTCATATGATTATATCGTGTAACACGTCCCGCGAAGCTATCAAAGCGAGCTTGAGCTGTGTAAGCACGCCCTTGCCACGCATGTGTGGGTTTCGCAAAAACAAACCCACGATACTAGCGTCCTTCGCGGGTCTACgccaacaaacaccaaccccaCGATCTTTCATTTTTTTAGAGGAGCAACGACGTTGAGCACCTGCAGTTCCCCGCAGGTGTCTGGGTCAAACCTACGTGACGCGAAAATCTGGGGATGTTGTGTATCCGTGCGACAATATGACGTCGTGAGGTCTTTGCAAACGACTCAGGTGAGTCAACCAAGTCGCATTTTGCAAAgtgccatttccaacaagTCGGTGAAATATTTCGGCACTTGCCGGTGATGTCGCTGCTTTGTGGGAGGGGAAAAACAAAAGTGTGAGGTCATGGATCCCAACCACCAACGAACATTTCCGCACAATTTGCGAAGCTTCCCAAGACGGCAAGCCAAAACGGAGGCAATCAAAGTAAAACTCTGCCCCTTGCATCCTTGCCTGGATACCAGTTCCGCCCTGTCCATAATATCTCTTGTTATTTTACGGAGCCCTAACTTATTCATGTTTGCTTCAAAAGTGGCGGCTGCGACGTCACGCAAACTCTACAAGGGGTGGCGCCGGGAAACCCCTGGAAGGGTGTTCGAAAACAGATTGCGGCTCTGTCTCCCGAGTTGGACTGTGTACTTTTTGGGAACACGTCAACCGGTGGTTCTGTCCTGGGCTCGAGCTCGAGATATTGACCACAGATAATGGTGGCGGTGGCTGCAGATGACAGCAAATCGCATCTTGGCCAGATTGGTGCACCTTCCGAGGGTTGCGTCCATATCTCGTTGCCGATCCCGAGATAACCCTTCACATGCAAGGCGTTTTCCATTCTTTTTTCCATTCACCGCGTGCCCGCTAATCTGGCAAATTCTGGGTGGCTTCGTTGTCAAAGATCTGCGACAGGTTTCGTTGTGATTCgatgcttccatgtccacgtcTGTTGTCATGATACAGGTACCTTGCGCCATTCCCACATTAGCGAagcaaaaggaaaagaggcGTCTTGACTCAAACGGGTGGGGTCGCAAATGTGGAGCAAATCCAGCTCGGTCCGCCTCCGAAACAATCAGCCGGCGGCGATGCGGTGTAACTCTCAATTGTGTAAGTGGTTGAACCCTCTGTGGCTGAATATGCCAAAATTGAGCGATGCAAGTCCGGGGGGTTGCCCTCACATTGGCTGTTTCAGGTTAAGTGAGCAGAATGCACAAAGTTCTCTTTGCTGGTGAACGAAAAGGGGTGGTTTTCACAAATTCTTCTATTTTGCTCAGTCATGAGCATCTAACTCTAAAAACAAATGTAAACATCCTAAATCCCAGTCTAATTTGAACATTGCCAAAGAATAgaagccaaaacaaaaagggCGGGATGCTTCACATCATCTTCTATGATGTTGATGGTATCAAATTCCACATTGATCGTTCAAGCGAGCGAACCCGCGACGCGTGGATGTTTTGCTGATGTTTGCCTCGTCTAATCTATTTCTGGATCCTGTCCAAAAAATTGACAAACACATCTCTATAGTCGTTCATATCTCGTATAAGTCGTGATGAAAGCGCTCAGTCGGCGGACTTGTGCATGGATCCGGTGACGTAGTTCTCTGAGCCCAGAGCATTGATTGTCTCAACGTCCTCAGCTGACAGGGTGAAGTCAAAGCTGTCCAAGTTGCTCTGGATGCGAGAAGCGGTCAAGCTCTTGGGAAGGACAACGTTACCCCGGGCGGCATTCCAGTTAAGCAGGATCTGGGCTGGAGTCTTGTTGTActtcttggcaatggcgttgatggtggGGTCCTCCAACTTGTTACCACGGGCCAGGGGAGAGTAAGCTTCAATCTTGATGCCGTGCTTGTTGCAGAGTTCGACGAGAGCCTCGCGCTGGCAGAAGGGGTGAACCTCGACCTGGTTGACAGCAGGGATAACGGTGGCGTTGTCGAGAAGATTCTCGATATGGGCAGCTCCGAAGTTGGAAACACCAATAGACTTGACTTTGCCGAGCTGCTGAGCGGTTTCAAGCGCACGCCAACTCTCAAGGCGCCTCTGCTCATTCTCAGCGGGAGAGTGAATCAGATAGAGATCCAAGTAGTCAAGGCCAAGCTTGTCCAGGGAGGAGCAGAGAGCCTTGAAGGTAGCCTCATAGCCGTGGTCGGCATCCCAGAGTTTTGAGCAGACGAAAACTTCCTCACGGGGAGTTCCAGTCTTTTGAAGCCAGCGGCGGATGGCACGGCCGCAAGCTTCTTCGTTGGCATACCGGGCAGCAGAATCAATGTGACGGTAGCCAGCGTCGAGGGCGGCGGTGACAGCATCCTCGGTCTCCTGACCGTTAGGAGCCTTGTAGACACCGAGCGCAACCTGGGGAATGGAGTTGCCATCGTTCAGCTTAATTGAAGCAACAGATGAGACGGAGCTGCTGTGAGATCGGTTCTGGACAGCGGCCTTCTTGACCGAGATGCGACGCTCAGGCGAGGTCTCAGGAGTGATAGCGGAGGGAGCCATGATGAAAACCGAAGATGTGGCTGGTGTAGGTAGTAGAAGGCGTGAGTATGTTGGCGAACCAGCGCAGAGTAGTAGTAAGTATATAGTTACTAGGTACGTTGTAACTTATATAGCAacgttgaggaagatgtgagGCAGAGGAGGTTTGAAAAATTGGGAGTTGAGATGAACCTTTTGAGGGAGGATCGAAGGGTCTGAACAAAGTCTTATATATTTGTGAGTTTGCAACAAATTCTCATCTCTTGCAGGTGCCAGGCAGTGGCCCTGGCCCTGGATCAAAGCTTTGCGCAGGATATCGGCGTTCCTGGATACATGGAAATACCGTCATCATGGGCCCTCGAGAACAacaacaccgccgccgtcaTAATAAGACGCCCCCTTGTGGAGCAGAACCATACACCCAGAGGACCATGTCCGGCGAGTCAGCATGAGGGAGCCTGAGCGGCATCGCCCTGCGCAAGGTTGCGGGAAAGTGCCAGTCTGGGTGTGTCTCTGAAGCACTCTATcgtctggagtctggtgtaCCAGCGGACATTCTGGTGGATTAGCTGGCGATAACGCAGCTGCGGCATTTTATCAGGATAAGCCCCggtgtttttttttattttattttcgTGTCTCCAGTGTTTCCAGCCGTAACTGTGCAGAAACCGTCGCAACGTGGGTTTGTGATGGAGACTGCCTGGAGGCATTATGACGATTGTCGGTGGAGACGAAGCTGGCCggctggtggttgaggaaGAGCTAGAGACGACAGACGAGATCCTAGCAAGATCCATCGATCCACTTATTGAGATGGGCCTTAGCAACTTTCATTGGTATTCAGCGACCGCTTTGAGAATTTTTAACGGACAGATCTCTGTAACTGAGCTTTGTACCGTTTGAATTTGGAACACCAGTGCTCCGTTAATGCTGCAGTGCTACTCATGTCGCAGAATGCGCTGCAAGAGACAGAATGATCCTGGGCTTAAAACTTTTCgcttggctggtgttgtgggTACATGCTGGAGTCCAGTTAACGGTTACATGGAGATATTGTGCGATTCAACATCTTGATTCCGATCTTGGGACAGTTTCGGGACGGTGAAACCGAGCATCGACGCTACATTGAGGAAGATGTAGCAGGATGGGGGGACTACCTCGACGAGCTCAGGGAAACTCTGCAACGTCAAAGAGAGACGGCAAAAGGAAAATGAGGCAAAGAGGACGAAATGCATCAGAAcacaagagaagaagacaaacTGACATGGGCACAGCAGCTGGAAATCAAATGACCATGCAGCCGCGAGTGTCTTGCATCGAAATGCTGTGTATGCACAAGGAAGGGCCATCTGTGGTGATTGGTAGGTGCCGTGCTTGCCAATTTCCAGCTGAAGCTGCCCGAACCGTGCAGATGCTGGTCGCTCGCTCCTGCCTCCAGTCCAGTAATATCTGTCAGGCAGCTTGGCTTGTGTGACGTCGGCAAACAGTATGAGGCGGGCTAGGAGCCTCTGTTGACACCGTGAACGACTCCACATGATGACCGCATTGCACAGTTTTCGACTCCGCCGACCTCACGGGGTCGCGGCGTAACGACGACATTCAGCTCCACCTTGCATCTCTTTGTTTGTCCACACTTCATCTACAATGCGTCAATCAGCTTTCGCCATATCGAAAACGCGAATGGTTGGTGTAGGTATGAAACCCAGATGCCGCTGAACGCCCGAATAGCACGGCCCTGCAATACACCCCCTTTCGAtcgttttttttttaggCAAACCACAGCAGTGTGCCAATCCCAAGAACGCCAAGAACCACAACCACCGGCCGTGAGCCTTGATACGGACATACTCCAGAAGGCACATTCACCTAGGTGCCTACCTAGTTGGCTAGGAGCTCTCAGTACCAGAGGTACGTATCGGGGACTTTTCAGGAACCGTTTTCCACTTCTGGGTCCGTATTGACTTCGAATGCTAACTTTGCCTCAAGGTGGCAAGACCCTAACGCGTGGCATTATTCAGAAAGCCGTAATTAGATAACACGAGTCCCGTACAGAGAAACTCGACCAAgtacgtacctaggtactcttagatgaggttgtggtgTCTCCAAACTACAATTTTGCTAATATGGCCTAATCCGGCGCATCAGGATGTGACGAACCAGCGTCTTGTTGCTACCCTGTCGACAGAAAAACATCACTATGGCTATTGGCTGAGATGTACCAAGATTACTGAGCCTCTATCAGACATGCTCCATCTGCCGTGACGCCAAGTCGGCCCAAGATCCACCATCTTGCAGACTCGTCTCACCTCTCATCGACCATTCACATCGCGCCTGGCCGCTCAATTGGGTCCTAGTGTCGCTCACAATTGCACACGATGACACGTGATGCGGCCTTACAGTAACCACTCTCACACTCTTGACGCTCTGTTAACCTCGCCAGGTCCGTTAACTTCGCAGAATTCTCCATAAATTGACCAGTGACGTCACCGGACCCAGAGACAATGCCACTGCGGATTCAGTTACTGGCCAATATGGCTGTTTGAAGTGTCTTATTATGGAGAATAGACCCGCCCTAGACTTCGTTCctcttgtccttctttgtAACGTTCGGTGGAGAATGATTGGTATCAGCCGAGTGCAAGATACAGAGCCACACTCACTGCTATCAATTCGCCCTCATCGCCATA
It contains:
- a CDS encoding 2,5-diketo-D-gluconic acid reductase A (similar to Cordyceps militaris CM01 XP_006669061.1) — its product is MAPSAITPETSPERRISVKKAAVQNRSHSSSVSSVASIKLNDGNSIPQVALGVYKAPNGQETEDAVTAALDAGYRHIDSAARYANEEACGRAIRRWLQKTGTPREEVFVCSKLWDADHGYEATFKALCSSLDKLGLDYLDLYLIHSPAENEQRRLESWRALETAQQLGKVKSIGVSNFGAAHIENLLDNATVIPAVNQVEVHPFCQREALVELCNKHGIKIEAYSPLARGNKLEDPTINAIAKKYNKTPAQILLNWNAARGNVVLPKSLTASRIQSNLDSFDFTLSAEDVETINALGSENYVTGSMHKSAD